Proteins encoded together in one Neobacillus sp. FSL H8-0543 window:
- the proB gene encoding glutamate 5-kinase, with the protein MKKQLVVVKIGSSSLTDTSGAISDEKMYEHIEALAYLKKQGHDVILISSGAVAAGFSELGYPSRPQTVAGKQAAAAVGQGLLMQHYIYQFKEFGMVPAQILLTRQDFYSLERFHNLHNTMTELLQRGVIPIINENDSVSIEELTFGDNDMLSALVSGFLHANALIILTDVNGLYDGNPKLSKDAKKYHFIPRVSEDLLGVAGDSGSAVGTGGMKSKLLAAKKALSMGVSVFVGTGSGKEKLVDILTGKGDGTYIGGSFQTQMQMKKQWIAFHSQVGGVVEIDEGAEKAIVLNGKSLLPVGVTDVVGEFNAMDVVAVHNQKGRMVGKGQIFYSSKDLQLVKGLPSEESKLFSINQRAEVIHRDNWVQIEEE; encoded by the coding sequence ATGAAAAAGCAGCTTGTGGTTGTGAAAATTGGAAGCAGTTCCTTAACAGATACGTCAGGGGCAATTTCAGATGAGAAAATGTACGAACATATTGAGGCACTTGCCTATTTAAAGAAACAAGGGCATGATGTCATCCTTATTTCATCAGGGGCAGTGGCCGCAGGTTTCAGTGAGCTCGGATATCCAAGTCGCCCACAGACGGTTGCTGGGAAACAAGCCGCTGCTGCGGTTGGCCAGGGATTGCTAATGCAGCATTATATTTATCAATTTAAAGAGTTTGGTATGGTTCCGGCACAAATTCTGCTGACAAGACAGGATTTTTACAGTCTCGAGCGGTTTCACAATCTCCACAATACCATGACGGAACTGCTTCAGCGCGGAGTGATTCCGATTATTAACGAAAATGATTCAGTTTCGATTGAGGAATTAACCTTCGGTGACAACGACATGCTGTCAGCACTTGTTAGTGGGTTTTTACATGCCAACGCCTTAATTATTTTGACAGATGTGAATGGACTGTATGACGGCAATCCGAAACTTTCGAAGGATGCTAAAAAATATCATTTTATCCCGAGAGTTTCCGAGGATCTTCTTGGGGTAGCTGGAGACAGTGGATCTGCCGTTGGCACGGGAGGAATGAAATCCAAGCTCCTCGCAGCGAAAAAGGCTCTTTCCATGGGAGTCAGCGTATTTGTTGGGACCGGAAGCGGTAAAGAAAAACTTGTTGATATATTAACGGGTAAGGGCGATGGAACATATATTGGCGGCTCGTTCCAGACACAAATGCAAATGAAAAAGCAATGGATTGCCTTTCACTCCCAAGTGGGAGGCGTTGTTGAAATTGATGAAGGAGCAGAGAAAGCCATTGTGTTAAATGGAAAAAGCCTACTTCCAGTAGGTGTTACGGATGTAGTTGGCGAGTTTAACGCCATGGATGTGGTTGCCGTTCATAACCAAAAAGGAAGAATGGTTGGTAAGGGTCAAATATTTTATTCCTCTAAAGATTTACAGCTTGTGAAGGGGTTGCCAAGTGAGGAATCGAAGCTGTTTTCAATCAATCAGCGAGCAGAAGTGATCCATCGTGATAATTGGGTACAAATTGAGGAGGAGTGA
- a CDS encoding glutamate-5-semialdehyde dehydrogenase, with amino-acid sequence MSELIEKAIKLSKAAKTMAMLTSEEKNEALAKMADQLLNEKEFILKENAKDIQAGKDKGISESLLDRLLLTGERIDQIADAISQLIKLEDPIGETVDAWERPNGLQIQTVRVPLGVIGMVYEARPNVTVDAGSLCLKAGNAVLLRGSTSALHSNKALVQVMQAALSESEIPVDAVQLLEDTSRETAAQMFKLNQYLDVLIPRGGAGLIQTVIQNATVPVLETGVGNCHVFVDETAEKQMAINIAINAKMHRPSVCNAAETLLIHEEWPYISELLHSLNEKGVELRGDEKLAAAYSFVKQAIEEDWHTEYLSATLAVKLVGDVKEAIHHIDEYGTKHSEAIISENDQNVRLFFQAVDAAVVYHNASTRFTDGEQFGYGAEIGISTQKLHARGPMGLRAITTTKAIVQGTGQIRA; translated from the coding sequence ATGAGTGAACTAATTGAAAAGGCAATTAAACTAAGTAAAGCGGCAAAAACAATGGCGATGCTTACGTCAGAAGAAAAAAACGAGGCGTTGGCTAAAATGGCCGATCAGCTTCTGAATGAAAAAGAGTTTATTTTAAAAGAAAACGCAAAGGACATTCAAGCCGGTAAGGATAAGGGGATATCCGAGTCGCTATTGGATAGGCTGCTTCTTACAGGTGAAAGGATCGATCAAATAGCCGATGCGATCAGTCAATTAATTAAGCTTGAAGATCCAATCGGTGAAACGGTTGACGCATGGGAACGACCAAATGGACTGCAAATTCAAACGGTTCGTGTTCCCCTTGGTGTCATCGGTATGGTGTATGAAGCCCGTCCGAATGTTACTGTGGATGCGGGAAGTCTTTGCTTGAAGGCAGGGAATGCTGTGTTGTTAAGAGGCAGCACCTCCGCGCTGCATTCAAATAAGGCTCTAGTTCAAGTGATGCAAGCAGCCCTTAGTGAAAGTGAAATTCCTGTAGATGCCGTGCAGTTATTGGAAGATACAAGCAGGGAAACGGCAGCACAAATGTTTAAACTAAATCAATACCTTGACGTCCTAATCCCAAGAGGCGGTGCGGGATTAATTCAAACGGTTATTCAAAATGCGACTGTGCCAGTGCTTGAAACGGGTGTCGGTAACTGTCATGTTTTTGTCGATGAAACGGCAGAGAAGCAAATGGCAATCAATATTGCTATAAATGCAAAAATGCACCGTCCGTCTGTATGTAATGCTGCTGAAACCTTGCTCATTCATGAAGAGTGGCCTTACATTTCAGAATTGCTGCACTCGCTCAATGAAAAGGGAGTTGAATTGCGGGGCGATGAAAAGTTAGCTGCCGCTTATTCCTTTGTCAAACAGGCGATAGAGGAAGATTGGCACACAGAATACTTATCAGCCACATTAGCAGTGAAATTAGTGGGGGATGTAAAAGAAGCCATTCACCATATTGATGAGTATGGGACGAAGCATTCAGAAGCAATTATTAGTGAAAACGATCAAAACGTCCGTTTATTTTTCCAGGCAGTCGATGCAGCGGTGGTTTATCATAACGCATCTACTCGGTTTACGGATGGGGAGCAATTTGGCTACGGGGCTGAAATTGGCATTAGCACCCAAAAGTTACATGCGCGCGGACCAATGGGTCTTAGGGCGATTACGACAACAAAAGCAATTGTTCAAGGTACAGGACAAATTCGAGCATAG
- a CDS encoding ATP-dependent DNA helicase — MSLEVPISVRTLVEYVFNTGSIDARFRSQTSLLDGTRIHQKIQKTYQENDQKEVYLRAEIPYENLIYKIDGRCDGLLFRDGNVMIDEIKSTSQPFDYLEPEGYPVHWAQAKMYAYMYLVDNELKEMDVQLTYVQVETEEKRYLKKTFSLSELELFVFDVMKGYAPYAIVQAEHRIKRNQTSKELAFPFQQYREGQRRLAGGVYKTITEQKNLFVKAPTGIGKTMSTLFPAVKAVGEGELNRIFYLTAKTITRTTAEEAFDRMSKCGLSMKSLTITARDKVCFKDETICQKEHCEFADGYYDRINGAVLDILTNEQAMTRDVIETYARKHTVCPFEFSIDLAYVADAVICDYNYIFDPRVSLKRLFEEQKKSTALLVDEAHNLVDRGREMFSASLNKELFLQLKKDFKGANKEIYDRASKLNSWFIALKKAKEESNEFTLEKLDDEFIELLIQFKEDAEPVLQLASTPNLLEAYFMVNTFLKMVELFDDHYVIYGEKMRNELTIKLFCIDPSKLLKQMGKGYRSKIFFSATLAPLPYYQDILGGEEDDYCLSIPSPFSAEQTDVFIKPLSTRFRDRDRTKDAIVSMIQAMIKNRPGNFLIFFPSYQYLLTVYEPFIQENPDIQTIVQATGMTEEERESFLESFKSGQKETLLGFAVLGGIFSEGVDLIGDRLNGVVVVGVGLPQLCFERNLIKDHFTKQDKNGYDYAYVYPGMNKVLQAGGRLIRSENDHGTIVLIDDRFLQQQYQSLLPQEWRQYTVL; from the coding sequence ATGTCTCTTGAAGTACCAATATCGGTTAGAACGCTTGTTGAATATGTATTTAACACTGGAAGTATTGATGCGCGGTTCCGTTCGCAAACCAGCCTTTTGGATGGTACGAGAATTCATCAAAAAATCCAGAAAACGTATCAAGAAAATGACCAAAAAGAGGTCTATCTTCGTGCAGAAATTCCCTATGAAAATCTCATATATAAAATTGACGGCAGATGTGATGGACTTTTGTTTCGTGATGGCAACGTGATGATTGATGAAATTAAGTCCACTTCTCAGCCGTTTGACTATTTAGAACCTGAAGGGTATCCCGTTCACTGGGCGCAAGCGAAAATGTATGCCTATATGTATCTAGTCGACAATGAACTAAAAGAAATGGATGTCCAGCTAACATATGTACAAGTTGAAACAGAAGAGAAAAGATATTTGAAAAAGACTTTCTCACTCTCAGAATTAGAGTTGTTCGTTTTCGATGTAATGAAAGGCTATGCCCCTTATGCAATCGTCCAGGCCGAACACCGAATCAAGCGAAATCAAACGAGCAAAGAATTGGCCTTTCCTTTTCAGCAATATCGTGAGGGCCAACGAAGGTTAGCGGGTGGGGTGTACAAAACGATTACGGAACAAAAAAACCTGTTTGTAAAAGCTCCTACAGGGATAGGCAAGACAATGTCCACACTCTTCCCAGCGGTAAAGGCGGTAGGAGAAGGAGAACTTAATCGAATTTTCTACCTCACTGCGAAAACAATCACCAGAACAACAGCTGAAGAAGCCTTTGATCGGATGAGCAAGTGCGGACTCTCGATGAAATCTCTAACGATTACCGCGAGGGATAAGGTTTGTTTTAAGGATGAGACGATATGTCAGAAGGAGCATTGTGAATTTGCCGATGGCTATTATGATCGAATTAATGGGGCGGTCCTTGATATCTTAACAAATGAACAGGCGATGACTCGAGATGTTATTGAAACATATGCTCGAAAACATACGGTATGTCCATTTGAGTTTTCTATAGACCTTGCTTACGTAGCAGATGCGGTCATTTGTGATTACAATTATATTTTCGACCCGCGTGTGTCCTTGAAACGACTATTTGAAGAGCAGAAAAAGTCTACCGCTTTACTAGTTGATGAAGCCCATAATCTAGTAGATCGAGGGAGAGAGATGTTCTCCGCTTCGTTAAATAAAGAGCTGTTTCTCCAATTAAAAAAAGACTTCAAAGGCGCAAATAAAGAAATTTATGACCGTGCGAGTAAGCTGAATTCATGGTTCATTGCCTTGAAAAAAGCGAAAGAAGAGTCAAATGAGTTTACTTTGGAGAAGCTGGATGATGAATTTATTGAGCTGCTGATTCAATTTAAAGAGGATGCCGAGCCGGTATTGCAATTAGCATCCACACCCAATCTGTTGGAAGCCTACTTTATGGTTAATACCTTTTTGAAAATGGTTGAGCTATTCGATGACCACTACGTAATTTATGGGGAAAAGATGAGAAATGAGCTAACCATCAAACTATTTTGTATCGACCCGTCTAAGCTGCTCAAACAAATGGGGAAGGGGTATCGTTCGAAAATATTTTTTTCTGCAACCCTTGCTCCACTGCCCTATTACCAGGATATTTTGGGCGGGGAAGAGGATGATTACTGCCTTTCCATTCCTTCTCCTTTCTCAGCAGAGCAAACGGATGTCTTTATCAAACCCTTGTCAACTCGTTTTCGAGATAGAGACCGAACGAAAGATGCCATTGTCTCCATGATTCAGGCCATGATAAAAAATCGTCCAGGGAATTTTTTAATCTTTTTTCCATCGTATCAATATTTACTAACGGTTTACGAACCGTTTATTCAAGAAAATCCTGATATCCAAACAATTGTACAAGCAACGGGAATGACCGAGGAAGAAAGAGAGTCATTTTTAGAATCTTTTAAGTCAGGTCAAAAAGAAACCTTATTAGGTTTTGCCGTACTAGGCGGAATTTTTTCCGAAGGGGTCGATTTAATTGGTGATCGATTAAATGGAGTTGTTGTTGTTGGGGTAGGCTTGCCCCAGCTATGCTTTGAACGTAATCTTATCAAAGACCATTTCACCAAGCAAGATAAGAATGGATATGATTATGCTTATGTGTACCCTGGAATGAATAAGGTCTTGCAGGCAGGGGGAAGGCTAATTCGTTCAGAAAACGATCATGGCACCATCGTCCTCATCGATGATCGATTTTTACAACAGCAATATCAGTCGCTTCTTCCTCAGGAATGGCGTCAATATACAGTCCTTTAA
- a CDS encoding DUF3307 domain-containing protein codes for MLILCLILAHLIADFYLQTDNMVKAKLKNIKKHMVHHGLMNALVLTGFWMLSYQFEYIANHLLLPFLFIVFTHFVIDIGKIKLLDSIKINNEENLKRLSFFFLDQLLHLGAIILTGYLFFDFDLNRIVDLLHNHQEISIVHTILFIMIIIILATTVSGHIIRILLGTLPNQLLTFEGKYSFKNERNEAQMTNVVMGKTGLTEEYQYTLFTKHDLSRGKIIGYIERLLVLLLTFYSAYPAIGFIVAAKSIARFKQMDDRNWAEYFLLGTLTSMFMGITLGIVLREVLT; via the coding sequence ATGCTTATATTATGTCTAATTCTGGCACACCTGATTGCCGACTTCTACTTGCAAACAGATAATATGGTAAAGGCAAAGCTAAAAAACATCAAGAAACACATGGTGCATCATGGTTTGATGAATGCTTTGGTTTTGACGGGTTTTTGGATGCTGTCTTATCAATTTGAATATATCGCAAATCATCTACTCTTACCATTTCTCTTTATCGTATTTACTCATTTCGTCATCGACATCGGAAAAATAAAGCTTCTTGATTCAATAAAAATTAATAACGAAGAGAACTTGAAACGGCTTAGTTTCTTTTTCCTTGATCAGTTACTTCATCTTGGTGCAATTATACTTACAGGTTATTTATTTTTTGACTTTGATTTAAATAGAATCGTTGATTTATTGCATAATCACCAAGAAATCAGCATCGTTCATACCATTCTATTTATCATGATTATCATCATATTAGCGACAACGGTAAGTGGCCATATAATCAGAATCCTTTTGGGAACATTGCCAAATCAGCTTTTAACATTTGAAGGTAAATATTCTTTTAAAAATGAACGCAATGAGGCACAAATGACTAATGTCGTAATGGGGAAAACTGGCCTTACTGAAGAATACCAGTATACTCTGTTTACAAAACACGATCTTTCACGTGGTAAAATAATTGGCTATATTGAGAGATTGCTAGTTTTATTATTGACTTTTTATAGTGCCTATCCCGCGATAGGGTTTATTGTTGCGGCTAAATCGATCGCCAGGTTTAAACAAATGGATGATCGAAATTGGGCGGAGTATTTCCTCTTAGGCACGCTTACTTCTATGTTTATGGGAATTACATTAGGAATTGTTTTACGAGAAGTTTTGACTTAA
- a CDS encoding FeoA family protein, with the protein MDVSKMIKLVNGEKGNFIRITSLNLDGVMRRRLLDLGFVVGAIVEVIRKSPLGDPIAFRVSQTTIALRKEESSKIEGELLLNGE; encoded by the coding sequence ATGGACGTTTCAAAAATGATTAAACTCGTAAATGGCGAAAAGGGAAATTTTATTCGAATTACTTCGCTGAATCTGGACGGTGTGATGAGAAGAAGATTATTAGATTTGGGATTTGTCGTTGGTGCCATAGTCGAAGTCATCCGTAAAAGCCCTTTAGGAGACCCAATCGCCTTTCGGGTTAGCCAAACAACCATTGCGCTCAGAAAAGAGGAAAGTTCGAAAATAGAAGGGGAGTTGTTGCTCAATGGGGAATGA
- a CDS encoding FeoB small GTPase domain-containing protein, translating to MGNEYRIALAGNPNTGKSTLFNALTGLRQHTGNWAGKTVSLAQGNVQHKGKTFQLFDLPGTYSLFSNSTDEEVARNYIVFDKPDVTLVVLDATSMERNFNLALQVLEMTRNVVICINLIDEADKQGIVINERLLTNRLGVPVIKISARNKKGFPMLLDTIDRILTGAIECNPVQTTYPVEIEEQIKKIEPKVSELIGSHLSARWVSLRLLDGDETLLEELSKRFVQEGE from the coding sequence ATGGGGAATGAATATCGAATTGCTTTAGCAGGGAACCCGAACACGGGTAAAAGCACCCTGTTTAATGCATTAACTGGACTTAGGCAACATACGGGAAATTGGGCTGGAAAAACAGTTTCTTTAGCACAAGGAAACGTACAACATAAGGGAAAAACCTTTCAGTTGTTTGACTTGCCGGGAACCTATTCGCTTTTTTCTAATTCAACCGATGAAGAGGTTGCAAGGAATTATATTGTATTTGACAAACCGGATGTTACCCTTGTTGTGCTTGATGCCACGTCCATGGAGCGAAATTTCAATCTCGCATTGCAAGTATTAGAAATGACGAGGAACGTAGTCATTTGTATCAACTTAATTGACGAAGCGGATAAACAAGGTATTGTCATAAATGAGCGTCTGCTTACTAATAGATTGGGCGTACCTGTAATCAAGATTTCAGCTAGAAACAAAAAGGGGTTTCCGATGCTTCTAGATACCATTGATCGGATCCTAACAGGGGCAATTGAATGCAATCCTGTTCAGACGACCTATCCTGTCGAAATCGAAGAGCAAATAAAAAAAATTGAACCAAAAGTAAGTGAACTTATTGGTAGTCATTTATCTGCTCGTTGGGTATCTTTAAGATTGCTAGATGGTGATGAGACATTATTAGAGGAACTCAGTAAACGATTCGTTCAGGAGGGGGAATAG
- a CDS encoding nucleoside recognition domain-containing protein, which translates to MGIQQLYAEAQQLSTAKLRDDIVQQLYDRSNRLCKDGIIYSNSKRDTRTEKLDAIFTSPIFGFPIMLTMLGVLFYLTIAGANIPSSMLAEFFGSLEKYLTSFFELIRTPDWLHGMLVLGLYRGTTWVISVMLPPMAIFFPSFALLENYGYLPRVAFNMDRLFKRVGAHGKQSLTMAMGFGCNAAAVLSTRIIESPRERMLAILTNNFVPCNGRWGTLIVLASLFMAANFTGGLKSLITTGVIVGIVLFGIIVTFFVSWILSKTALKGIPSHYTLELPPYRKPKIFDTVIRSSITKSWSVLMRAVKVAAPAAILTWIFANVYIGDTSILMYAVEFLDPFGQLLGLDGYIMLAFILGLPANEIVLPILLMGYLSTGSLTEVDSLVDLKQIFLDHGWTWLTALNMMLFSLLHYPCGTTLLNIYKETKSKKWTFLSFLIPTVIAILVPLIITQTVRFFGWM; encoded by the coding sequence ATGGGTATTCAGCAGCTTTATGCAGAGGCACAACAACTATCCACGGCCAAGCTAAGAGATGACATCGTCCAGCAGCTTTATGATCGAAGCAATCGTCTATGCAAGGATGGAATCATCTATTCCAATTCGAAACGAGATACACGGACAGAAAAACTAGATGCCATTTTTACCTCACCTATTTTCGGGTTTCCGATTATGCTTACGATGTTAGGTGTTTTGTTTTATTTAACGATTGCAGGCGCGAATATTCCTTCTTCCATGTTGGCGGAGTTTTTCGGTTCTTTAGAAAAGTATTTAACATCATTTTTTGAACTAATTAGAACTCCAGATTGGTTACACGGAATGCTTGTTCTTGGTTTGTATCGGGGAACGACCTGGGTAATCAGTGTCATGCTACCGCCGATGGCGATTTTCTTTCCGTCTTTTGCACTTTTAGAAAATTATGGATATCTTCCGCGAGTTGCCTTTAATATGGATCGTCTCTTTAAGAGGGTCGGTGCACATGGAAAGCAGTCGTTAACGATGGCAATGGGCTTTGGTTGTAACGCAGCAGCTGTCCTTTCAACAAGAATTATCGAATCGCCAAGAGAGCGAATGCTGGCGATATTGACAAATAATTTTGTGCCATGTAATGGTCGATGGGGGACTTTGATTGTATTAGCCTCGCTATTTATGGCAGCAAACTTCACCGGTGGACTAAAATCGCTTATTACCACAGGGGTCATCGTTGGGATTGTATTATTTGGAATCATCGTTACTTTTTTCGTCTCATGGATACTTTCAAAAACAGCGCTTAAGGGTATCCCTTCCCATTATACTTTAGAATTGCCACCCTATCGAAAACCCAAGATCTTTGATACTGTCATTCGCTCTTCCATAACAAAATCGTGGTCTGTATTGATGCGCGCCGTGAAAGTAGCAGCACCTGCAGCGATCTTAACTTGGATATTTGCGAATGTTTACATTGGGGATACAAGTATATTAATGTATGCAGTTGAGTTTTTAGACCCCTTTGGTCAATTGCTTGGCCTGGATGGTTATATCATGCTCGCGTTTATTTTAGGCTTACCAGCAAATGAAATTGTCTTACCTATTCTATTGATGGGATATTTATCAACTGGATCACTTACCGAAGTAGATAGCCTCGTTGATTTAAAGCAAATTTTCCTAGATCATGGCTGGACATGGCTGACTGCATTAAACATGATGTTATTTTCTCTCCTTCATTATCCTTGCGGTACCACCCTTCTTAATATTTATAAAGAAACAAAAAGTAAGAAATGGACCTTCCTATCCTTCCTTATTCCAACTGTCATCGCGATTCTTGTACCATTGATTATTACCCAAACTGTTCGCTTTTTTGGATGGATGTAA